In Chryseobacterium lactis, a single genomic region encodes these proteins:
- a CDS encoding ABC transporter permease has protein sequence MIAILKKELWSYFGNWSAWVIIAAFSLIATLFLFFFDNDSNIFEIGMASLQSYFVLVPWLLMFIIPALSMKTFAEEQQTGTLNWLFSQPLKVSDLITGKFLSVWIVGVLCLIPSLIYLYTVYVLGVPEGNIDLGMTFGSYIGLIILIAAFSGVGILASSLSQNQIMAYLMGVFMCFIMYFGIEQLASYKLLGGADFILQNIGFYQHFLGFTRGLIDFKDVAYFILVIGASLVLSNHFINKKK, from the coding sequence ATGATTGCAATTTTAAAGAAAGAACTTTGGAGTTACTTCGGAAACTGGAGCGCATGGGTAATTATCGCGGCTTTCAGTTTGATCGCAACGCTCTTCCTGTTCTTTTTCGACAACGACTCTAATATTTTTGAGATCGGGATGGCCTCTCTGCAGAGCTATTTCGTTTTAGTTCCATGGCTGCTGATGTTTATTATTCCGGCTCTTTCTATGAAGACTTTTGCGGAAGAGCAACAAACAGGAACTTTAAACTGGCTATTTTCACAACCTTTGAAAGTTTCAGATCTTATTACAGGAAAATTTCTTTCTGTATGGATTGTAGGGGTTTTATGCCTGATTCCTTCACTGATCTACCTTTATACAGTGTATGTTTTGGGTGTTCCGGAGGGGAATATTGACCTGGGAATGACTTTCGGAAGTTATATAGGGTTGATTATTTTAATTGCAGCATTTTCAGGAGTTGGAATTTTAGCCTCTTCATTATCACAGAATCAGATTATGGCTTATTTGATGGGCGTTTTCATGTGCTTTATTATGTATTTTGGAATCGAACAGCTGGCCAGTTATAAGTTATTAGGCGGTGCCGATTTTATTCTTCAGAATATAGGTTTCTATCAACACTTTTTAGGCTTTACAAGAGGGCTTATTGATTTTAAAGACGTGGCCTATTTTATCCTTGTGATCGGCGCTTCATTAGTATTATCCAATCATTTTATTAACAAAAAGAAGTAG
- the gldG gene encoding gliding motility-associated ABC transporter substrate-binding protein GldG yields MKKINAKSPLGIFLFAIIPLVIILVYSGIRLDLTKEKRYTLSDNTIKVLESVKKPLTVEVYLEGDFPASFKQLQSETKFMLEEFRKINPKIDFKFIDPIKTKMSQDTLMAMGMQPSILPDVKDGKISQITLFPYAVIKYNNDGVSIPLVVQQAGIDADQQLTRSIEGLEYNLVSNIKNIAANKKKKIGILVNQDELSPDEFQGFVHLAMENYDAGPIIPKNQTELSLEDVPLLKQMSALVIAKPRKAFTDNEKVILDQYIMNGGKTLWMIDAVNAEMDTLTRSKKVMPFPIDINMTDFFFNYGIRINPALVKDVKKFALLRLVTGEVSGNPQYTSLPWPYYPLGIAENNNPITKNINPVKFEFPTSIDTLGGRKNIKTKVLFESSERTLLKQVPNYVDLKEISSVDSLGQMEKPSTPKIFAVSLEGKFNSAYASRIERKSYPGFKTSSPENKMIVIADGDVGRNKVIKGKPLPLGVDLLTNEQFGNEQFLRNALDYLLDDSNLMELRNRNIEERLLDRHRITEEKANWQWLNLLLPLAIIGLIGGLFFWLRKKKFG; encoded by the coding sequence ATGAAGAAGATTAATGCTAAATCACCACTGGGAATTTTCTTATTTGCTATTATTCCTTTGGTAATTATCCTGGTGTATTCGGGAATCAGATTAGATTTAACAAAAGAAAAAAGATATACCCTTTCTGACAATACGATCAAAGTATTGGAATCCGTTAAAAAACCGTTGACTGTAGAAGTTTATCTTGAAGGAGATTTTCCGGCAAGCTTTAAACAGCTTCAGAGTGAGACGAAGTTTATGTTGGAGGAATTCAGAAAGATTAATCCGAAGATTGATTTTAAATTCATCGATCCGATTAAGACCAAAATGTCCCAGGACACTTTAATGGCAATGGGCATGCAGCCATCGATTCTTCCGGATGTGAAAGATGGAAAGATCTCACAGATTACCCTTTTTCCTTACGCTGTTATAAAATATAATAATGACGGGGTTTCTATTCCTTTGGTTGTACAGCAGGCCGGTATTGATGCCGATCAGCAGCTTACAAGATCTATTGAAGGATTGGAATATAACCTGGTTTCGAACATCAAAAATATTGCTGCTAATAAAAAGAAAAAGATAGGAATTCTGGTCAATCAGGATGAGCTGAGCCCTGATGAATTCCAGGGATTTGTGCATCTGGCAATGGAAAATTATGACGCAGGACCCATTATTCCTAAAAATCAGACTGAATTAAGTTTAGAAGATGTTCCATTATTAAAGCAGATGAGTGCTTTGGTGATTGCAAAACCGAGAAAGGCTTTTACTGATAATGAAAAAGTTATTCTTGACCAATACATCATGAACGGTGGGAAAACGCTTTGGATGATCGATGCGGTAAATGCCGAAATGGATACCCTGACAAGATCCAAAAAGGTAATGCCTTTCCCGATCGATATCAATATGACAGATTTCTTTTTCAATTACGGAATAAGAATTAATCCTGCATTGGTAAAAGATGTAAAGAAATTTGCTTTATTGAGACTGGTGACAGGTGAGGTGAGTGGAAATCCACAATATACAAGTTTGCCTTGGCCTTATTACCCGCTGGGAATTGCCGAGAACAATAATCCGATTACCAAAAATATCAACCCTGTCAAGTTTGAATTCCCAACTTCTATTGATACGTTGGGCGGAAGAAAAAATATCAAAACTAAAGTACTTTTCGAATCCAGTGAAAGAACATTGCTGAAGCAGGTTCCCAATTATGTAGATTTAAAAGAGATATCAAGTGTAGACAGTCTTGGACAAATGGAGAAACCCAGTACTCCAAAAATCTTTGCGGTATCTTTAGAAGGAAAGTTCAATTCTGCATATGCTTCAAGAATTGAAAGAAAATCTTACCCGGGATTCAAAACATCAAGCCCGGAAAATAAGATGATCGTGATTGCAGACGGGGACGTAGGACGAAATAAAGTCATCAAAGGGAAACCGCTTCCTCTGGGAGTAGACCTATTGACCAACGAGCAGTTCGGAAACGAACAATTCCTGAGAAATGCTTTAGACTATCTGTTGGACGACAGCAACCTGATGGAATTAAGAAACCGAAACATAGAAGAAAGACTTCTCGACAGACATAGAATTACCGAAGAAAAAGCCAATTGGCAGTGGCTGAACCTATTGCTTCCATTGGCCATTATCGGTCTGATTGGAGGATTGTTCTTCTGGTTGAGAAAGAAGAAGTTTGGATAA
- a CDS encoding T9SS type A sorting domain-containing protein, with the protein MKKTLFSIAMFATGLVFGQINLIHTFPTTEDAAMYINDTQLVYCTQLDYTSVLKIYNQSYNLLKTVNIPVPAGYNGDMLFIKDESYQISKNIFNTNDKLEFIVYFRAPGTQASKLLIVDEDAAVVKDFPGTYRSEFTKIYHDPTDNTNKLKLFNETTLQTEIYSLPTSTLGSKEITDASKNKLVAFPIPAKTTLKITNPKNSSNKVEVYDTTGKLVLNKSFSNHEEAITLNVESLNSGLYFYKIGELSSKFIKE; encoded by the coding sequence ATGAAAAAAACATTATTTTCTATCGCTATGTTTGCGACAGGCCTTGTCTTTGGCCAGATCAATTTAATCCACACATTTCCGACTACTGAAGACGCTGCCATGTACATCAATGATACCCAGCTGGTGTATTGTACACAGCTGGATTATACCTCGGTGCTTAAAATCTACAATCAAAGTTACAACCTTCTGAAAACAGTTAACATCCCAGTACCAGCAGGGTATAACGGAGATATGCTTTTTATCAAAGATGAGAGTTATCAGATATCCAAAAACATTTTCAATACCAATGACAAGTTAGAGTTTATCGTGTATTTCAGAGCTCCCGGAACACAAGCCTCCAAATTACTTATTGTAGATGAAGATGCTGCTGTTGTTAAAGATTTCCCCGGTACTTACAGATCGGAATTCACGAAAATCTATCATGACCCGACAGACAACACCAATAAATTGAAACTGTTTAATGAGACTACACTGCAGACAGAAATTTATTCACTGCCGACTTCTACTCTCGGCAGTAAGGAAATTACGGATGCTTCTAAAAATAAATTAGTAGCCTTCCCTATCCCTGCCAAAACAACGCTGAAGATTACCAATCCGAAAAACAGTTCTAATAAAGTTGAAGTTTATGATACTACAGGAAAACTGGTTTTAAACAAATCATTTTCAAATCATGAGGAAGCTATCACATTGAACGTTGAAAGCTTAAACAGCGGGCTTTACTTTTATAAAATCGGCGAACTGAGTTCAAAGTTTATTAAGGAATAA
- a CDS encoding DUF4268 domain-containing protein encodes MFSKQEAQQLKKEFWTAFGKSFPRKWILYDTKVKDLSFKFTADNKKAEVSLDIEMKDELFRNAYYEKVWSLEDMLKEEIGDFYKEEYFTLDNGKVISRIWVEKHGVSIFNKNSWQEIFEFFVEKMNGFERFYYEYEDFIKDI; translated from the coding sequence ATGTTCAGTAAACAAGAAGCCCAACAATTAAAAAAAGAATTTTGGACAGCTTTTGGAAAATCGTTTCCGAGAAAATGGATCCTGTATGATACTAAAGTAAAGGATCTGTCATTTAAATTTACCGCCGATAATAAAAAAGCAGAAGTTTCTCTCGATATCGAAATGAAGGATGAACTCTTTCGAAATGCCTATTACGAAAAGGTTTGGTCTTTAGAGGACATGTTAAAAGAGGAAATCGGAGATTTTTATAAAGAGGAATATTTTACACTTGATAACGGCAAGGTAATCAGTAGGATTTGGGTGGAAAAACATGGAGTTTCTATTTTTAACAAAAATTCTTGGCAAGAAATTTTTGAATTCTTTGTTGAAAAAATGAATGGATTTGAACGTTTTTACTACGAGTATGAGGATTTTATAAAGGATATATAA
- a CDS encoding RrF2 family transcriptional regulator yields MLSKKSQYAFKALSYLVEKRNEGPILISEIAEHKKIPLKFLENILLELKKAEILDSKKGKGGGYFLKENPENVKLAKIIRLVNGPIAMLPCVSLNFYEKCEDCNEDHCGLHDVLIEVRDASLNILEKKTLMDLVD; encoded by the coding sequence ATGCTTTCAAAAAAATCTCAATATGCGTTTAAGGCACTTTCATATCTTGTAGAAAAGAGAAATGAAGGGCCCATTCTTATTTCTGAAATTGCGGAACATAAAAAGATTCCTTTAAAGTTTTTAGAAAATATTCTTCTTGAGCTTAAAAAAGCGGAGATCCTGGACAGTAAAAAAGGAAAAGGGGGAGGATACTTTTTAAAAGAAAATCCGGAAAATGTAAAACTGGCCAAAATTATCCGCCTTGTTAACGGTCCTATTGCAATGCTTCCTTGCGTAAGTCTCAACTTTTATGAAAAATGTGAAGACTGTAATGAAGATCATTGTGGTCTGCATGATGTATTGATCGAGGTTCGCGATGCTTCCCTGAATATTCTGGAGAAAAAAACTTTAATGGATTTGGTTGATTAA
- a CDS encoding sulfite exporter TauE/SafE family protein — MVISRKIQVRLNVLFVTIAVLGIAGFSMYELGYLDELLNILAKDNYIFYWMLLVGVFAEIVAGSMGMGYGVICTTTLMFLNIPPHIVSASIHSAESFTTAAGSLSHIQLKNVSKSLVKKLAIPAVIGAVIGAVSLTYFGEYYAKITKTIIAFYTLYLGFQILSNAFKEKQSKALKRKTNLTRLAVIGGFIDSFAGGGWGPLVTGTLIKNAFTPRFAVGSSTVAKFILTITAAVTFFLTLGIQHWNIILGLLIGGIITAPFSAMLTAKLPVKKMFVVIGSLVIIMSCITIYKSVFN; from the coding sequence ATGGTAATTTCAAGAAAAATTCAGGTAAGACTTAATGTACTTTTTGTAACCATCGCAGTTTTGGGAATTGCAGGGTTTTCCATGTATGAATTGGGCTATCTTGATGAGCTGCTCAACATCCTCGCAAAAGACAATTATATTTTTTACTGGATGCTTCTTGTGGGAGTATTCGCAGAAATTGTAGCCGGATCAATGGGAATGGGGTATGGCGTAATCTGTACTACAACACTTATGTTTCTTAATATCCCGCCGCATATTGTAAGTGCCAGTATACATTCCGCAGAAAGCTTTACTACAGCTGCTGGAAGTCTAAGCCACATCCAACTGAAAAATGTGAGTAAAAGCTTAGTTAAAAAGCTCGCTATTCCTGCTGTCATTGGTGCTGTTATTGGTGCAGTAAGCCTTACCTACTTTGGAGAATACTATGCCAAGATAACCAAAACAATCATTGCTTTTTATACCCTTTATCTGGGATTTCAGATTTTATCCAATGCTTTTAAAGAAAAACAAAGTAAAGCATTGAAAAGAAAAACGAATCTGACAAGACTGGCTGTCATTGGTGGTTTTATAGATTCTTTTGCCGGAGGAGGCTGGGGTCCTTTGGTAACCGGTACCCTCATCAAAAATGCTTTTACCCCAAGATTTGCAGTGGGAAGTTCTACCGTTGCCAAATTTATTCTGACGATAACTGCTGCCGTTACTTTTTTCTTAACCCTGGGAATCCAGCACTGGAACATTATTTTAGGACTCTTAATCGGAGGAATTATTACAGCCCCGTTTTCAGCGATGCTTACCGCTAAGCTTCCGGTGAAGAAAATGTTTGTTGTGATAGGTTCGCTGGTGATTATAATGAGTTGTATAACTATTTATAAATCAGTATTCAATTAA
- a CDS encoding putative quinol monooxygenase, which translates to MNLHIIALFKFNENYLMDAVELFQNLVKETRKEEGCLQYDLIEDKDNKGTFFLIELWESVEHHNRHIGQDHLLDFRRDSSRMMESSTEVYKGFKIY; encoded by the coding sequence ATGAATTTACATATCATTGCACTTTTTAAGTTTAATGAAAATTATTTGATGGATGCGGTAGAGCTGTTCCAGAACCTTGTGAAAGAGACCAGAAAAGAAGAAGGTTGCCTGCAATATGATCTTATTGAAGATAAAGATAATAAAGGTACTTTTTTCCTGATTGAATTATGGGAAAGTGTAGAGCATCACAACAGACATATCGGGCAGGATCACTTGCTGGACTTCCGAAGAGATTCTTCCAGAATGATGGAAAGTTCCACAGAAGTGTATAAAGGGTTTAAAATATACTAA
- a CDS encoding T9SS type A sorting domain-containing protein, whose product MKTKLLLASMLALTVQQTVIAQTDALGYTQVNMSMGSGYQNRVFVNMADGNMISQPANTWDVAFFRNSNYSTGTRINDAKDIEVYTASTNLADWDNISISNEASWGEPLYNPDQTTDWTQGAFEQGPVTSPNPNLPSTGWGTYNGLTHHVDGKAIFVLKYANGTYVKFAIQDAFAGYTFKYSKWNGTTWDPTETRTIANGSDDSFFNYFSFDTGAKVPNLEPSKTAWDLMFTKYYTFYMGLQMYPLSGAIQSPNIKVAMVQPETQETASSSVPASTAFSSNITTIGHSWKGIGTVKNDVVYYIKKGNDYYRMYFTTNGGATTGNMYFKYKKITETLGTTEVGKKASFGIYPNPTTADKKVTVLFDIKEKTGNKGSVEVYDLTGKKVYTAELTNQAGFYKQDMNLSHLSAGNYLVKITYGGNTETKKLIVK is encoded by the coding sequence ATGAAAACAAAACTATTATTGGCTTCAATGCTTGCTCTTACCGTTCAACAGACCGTTATTGCGCAAACAGATGCATTAGGATACACGCAGGTGAACATGTCGATGGGATCAGGATACCAAAACCGTGTATTTGTTAACATGGCAGATGGAAATATGATTTCACAGCCTGCCAATACATGGGATGTTGCATTCTTCAGAAATTCAAATTACTCAACAGGAACAAGAATTAACGATGCGAAAGATATTGAAGTGTATACTGCATCGACAAATTTAGCAGACTGGGATAATATCAGCATCAGCAATGAAGCATCATGGGGAGAACCTCTTTACAATCCTGACCAGACAACAGACTGGACGCAGGGAGCTTTTGAACAGGGACCTGTCACTTCGCCTAATCCTAATCTTCCTTCTACAGGATGGGGAACTTATAATGGGCTAACACACCATGTGGACGGAAAAGCGATTTTTGTTTTGAAATACGCTAATGGGACGTACGTTAAATTTGCAATCCAGGATGCGTTTGCAGGATATACTTTTAAATATTCAAAATGGAATGGTACAACATGGGATCCAACGGAAACCAGAACGATAGCTAACGGAAGTGATGATTCTTTCTTTAACTATTTTTCATTTGACACCGGAGCAAAAGTTCCTAACCTGGAACCCTCAAAAACAGCATGGGATCTAATGTTCACCAAATACTACACTTTCTATATGGGCCTTCAGATGTATCCTCTGTCGGGAGCAATCCAAAGTCCGAACATCAAAGTAGCAATGGTACAGCCTGAAACTCAGGAAACGGCTAGTAGCTCAGTACCTGCCAGTACAGCATTTTCATCCAATATTACTACAATTGGTCATTCATGGAAAGGTATCGGAACTGTTAAAAATGATGTAGTTTATTACATTAAAAAAGGAAATGACTATTACAGAATGTACTTTACAACCAATGGTGGAGCAACGACTGGAAATATGTACTTCAAATACAAAAAAATTACTGAAACTTTGGGAACTACTGAAGTTGGCAAAAAGGCATCATTTGGTATTTATCCTAACCCGACAACAGCTGACAAAAAGGTTACTGTTCTTTTCGATATTAAAGAGAAAACAGGCAACAAAGGCAGTGTAGAAGTCTACGATCTTACCGGGAAAAAGGTATATACGGCAGAACTAACCAATCAGGCAGGTTTCTACAAGCAGGATATGAATTTATCTCATCTTTCTGCAGGAAACTATCTGGTAAAAATTACTTACGGAGGCAATACGGAAACGAAAAAGCTTATCGTAAAATAA
- a CDS encoding T9SS-dependent choice-of-anchor J family protein translates to MKLKLFFGALLFTAFTANAQVASINENFDNFTAGNTTFPQFGWSAIVAPITGEFPPVPPRMIVAGDSNRFIQSYAGNNASSSSYLITPQIETPTGNKTLTFDTTLVSPSPGPGNIQIGVASNPSDMSTFVPVGSPITVATIGTIQNISVDIPSSTGSYLVFKFTPTATHVAIQIDNVQYKTTASLGVTDSRKSADQIKFAINANQTALTFVAKKDPKAIQVYSASGQKVAEGKLNGQQFDISSLQTGVYFLNIETTDGKTVQSKFVKK, encoded by the coding sequence ATGAAACTAAAACTATTCTTTGGAGCTTTACTTTTTACAGCTTTCACTGCGAATGCTCAGGTTGCGAGCATTAATGAAAATTTTGATAACTTCACTGCAGGAAATACTACGTTTCCTCAGTTTGGATGGTCTGCTATTGTAGCCCCTATAACCGGAGAGTTTCCTCCTGTTCCTCCAAGAATGATTGTTGCAGGAGATTCTAACAGATTTATACAGTCTTATGCAGGTAATAACGCCAGTAGTTCTTCATATCTGATCACTCCGCAGATTGAAACTCCAACTGGAAACAAAACATTAACGTTTGATACAACACTGGTATCACCGTCTCCTGGCCCTGGTAACATTCAGATTGGAGTAGCATCAAATCCTTCGGACATGTCTACATTTGTTCCTGTTGGAAGTCCTATTACTGTAGCTACTATCGGAACAATTCAAAACATAAGCGTAGATATCCCTTCTTCCACAGGTTCTTATCTTGTTTTTAAATTTACCCCTACTGCAACGCACGTTGCCATCCAGATTGATAATGTACAATATAAGACAACGGCTTCATTAGGCGTTACAGATTCCCGCAAATCAGCAGATCAGATAAAATTCGCCATCAATGCCAACCAAACTGCTTTGACATTTGTAGCGAAAAAAGATCCTAAAGCAATTCAAGTATATTCTGCTTCAGGACAAAAAGTAGCTGAAGGTAAATTAAACGGGCAGCAATTTGACATCAGTTCTCTTCAGACAGGGGTTTATTTTTTGAATATTGAAACTACGGATGGCAAAACCGTTCAATCAAAATTCGTTAAAAAATAA
- a CDS encoding TonB-dependent receptor plug domain-containing protein, producing the protein MKKKVLSVLSLSVAFWMNAQEKDSLSQKKIEEVVITGQYTQQSVNKSIYKVDVIDAQQIKNMAATNVADVLNQSLNIQVTPDTRSGNSTANIMGLDGNYVKILIDNIPVVGDTGLGSNIDLTKISLNNIERIEIVKGSMGVEYGNGAVAGVINIITRKNTSKKISVRGSLQEETVRDNYDLKKRGKGRHIQNLNVDYNIDNNWFANISFNHNQFMGYEGESKGYKYFGQDNKRGYEWNPKDQFDTSALVRYTKNKTTFYYKLSYLYENFNFYNPEVSRNPLNDGMGGVAYESRDREYNTNRWIHQFNIQTNFGHVRYMGDFSYQNQDRKYFDYNYDIPNRNTKSKQEEKSYYKTDVIYSRGMFSNFLDNKTFDFQLGYELDYTNGYAALIAGDFFGEAVKRKIFTYSNFLSAEWNISDKLSVRPGVRLSLSENFNDQYNYSVSARYKTSENSNLRTVVGTANRFPKYDELYTYFVNLNHDVQGNPDLKPEKGFSAGLFWDQNFNVGTNGWRIAYNIDALYLDVKDRIDMVVIKEPSTYKYMNINKYRNMLLSANVDFRKDQFALSLRGSVNGTSVSMNTLNSSSPTDFQYLVQAGASATYKLKNTDTNFSLYYKFTGPDRIYVADGTNGFRLGKVDSFHMMDFIVSQPFWNNHFEIAAGVKNIFDVTRLNSSATATSAHNGASGTVNLYYGRSYFARLMFQF; encoded by the coding sequence ATGAAGAAGAAAGTGCTTTCCGTTCTATCATTATCCGTGGCTTTCTGGATGAATGCACAAGAAAAGGATTCTCTTAGTCAAAAGAAAATTGAAGAAGTTGTCATTACAGGACAGTATACTCAACAGTCAGTTAATAAATCCATCTATAAAGTTGATGTCATTGATGCCCAGCAGATCAAAAACATGGCAGCTACCAACGTAGCAGATGTTTTGAATCAAAGCCTTAATATTCAGGTTACGCCAGATACCCGATCGGGAAATTCAACCGCTAATATCATGGGACTTGACGGGAATTATGTAAAAATCCTTATTGATAATATTCCGGTAGTAGGAGACACAGGATTAGGAAGTAATATTGACCTTACCAAAATTTCTTTAAACAATATCGAAAGAATAGAAATTGTAAAAGGAAGTATGGGAGTGGAGTATGGTAACGGAGCCGTAGCCGGTGTTATCAATATTATTACAAGAAAAAATACTTCTAAGAAAATAAGTGTACGAGGTAGCCTTCAGGAAGAAACCGTAAGAGATAATTATGATCTTAAAAAGAGAGGAAAGGGAAGACACATCCAAAATCTAAATGTAGATTATAATATCGACAACAACTGGTTTGCCAATATCAGTTTTAATCATAACCAGTTTATGGGCTATGAGGGCGAGAGCAAAGGATATAAATATTTCGGACAAGATAATAAAAGAGGGTACGAATGGAATCCGAAAGACCAGTTTGATACTTCAGCATTAGTTCGATACACGAAAAATAAAACAACGTTTTACTATAAATTGTCTTACCTGTACGAAAATTTCAATTTCTACAATCCTGAAGTAAGCAGAAATCCGCTTAATGACGGAATGGGTGGAGTTGCCTACGAAAGCAGGGATCGTGAGTATAATACCAATCGTTGGATTCATCAGTTTAATATTCAGACCAACTTCGGACATGTCCGTTATATGGGAGATTTTTCATACCAGAATCAGGATAGAAAATACTTTGATTACAACTATGATATCCCCAACAGAAATACAAAAAGCAAACAAGAAGAGAAATCTTATTATAAAACAGATGTAATTTATTCAAGAGGGATGTTCAGTAATTTCCTGGACAACAAAACTTTTGATTTCCAGTTAGGATATGAATTAGATTATACCAATGGTTATGCCGCTCTGATCGCCGGTGATTTCTTCGGAGAAGCTGTGAAAAGAAAGATTTTCACCTACTCCAATTTCCTTTCTGCCGAATGGAATATTTCAGATAAGCTTTCCGTGAGACCGGGAGTACGACTTTCCCTGAGCGAAAACTTTAATGATCAATATAATTACTCTGTTTCTGCAAGATATAAAACTTCAGAAAATTCAAACCTCAGAACCGTTGTCGGAACGGCAAACCGATTCCCAAAATACGACGAGCTCTATACTTATTTTGTTAACCTTAATCACGATGTACAGGGAAATCCGGATTTAAAACCGGAGAAAGGTTTCTCTGCAGGATTATTCTGGGATCAGAATTTTAACGTAGGAACCAACGGTTGGAGAATCGCTTATAATATAGATGCTTTATATCTTGACGTAAAAGATCGGATAGACATGGTGGTGATAAAGGAACCTTCTACTTATAAATATATGAATATCAATAAGTACAGGAATATGTTGCTATCTGCCAATGTAGATTTTAGAAAAGATCAGTTTGCATTATCTCTCAGGGGATCTGTAAACGGAACTTCTGTATCCATGAATACTTTAAATTCTTCTTCACCTACAGACTTCCAGTATCTGGTACAGGCAGGAGCTTCGGCAACTTACAAACTTAAAAATACAGATACCAATTTTTCACTCTACTACAAGTTTACAGGACCGGATAGAATTTATGTAGCAGATGGTACTAACGGCTTCCGCCTTGGAAAAGTAGACAGCTTCCATATGATGGACTTCATCGTAAGCCAACCTTTCTGGAACAATCATTTTGAAATTGCTGCCGGAGTGAAAAATAT